Part of the Cydia pomonella isolate Wapato2018A chromosome 8, ilCydPomo1, whole genome shotgun sequence genome is shown below.
CATGCCAAGGTTAAGTTTCTAATTTaagccaaaagatggcagaacttaTAACAAGTAGCGTGCGTAAACTATAGGGAGTAGCACGTGCTTTaacgtgaagtgtcaatgtcaagtttatgtttttgatttagaccacaagatggcagatcctctaATTCCCACTGTATTTCGGTCTTTTGGTAGGTAGGCAAcgattatgtatttgaattcagaaatatCGCCCTGCTAAAGGAAAAAGTATCTGCAGGCGATTCATTCGGGGGGTGGCAGCCATTATGAGTAGTGAAATTGTAATCTAGCtaaacgtataaaaaaaatattatatagataaaataagaaatctacctcgagcgtttacattccccacctcagatagaccgtatctcttttacagtaTCTTTAATTATAAGGTGTTAACAAAGTTCCACAAAAGTGCATAGTTGTAGAAATATATTGGTGTACGAAATTTTCAGGTATAAACCTATTCAAAATCAAATGCCACAGCCACATGCAACGATTTCCTGTAAACAAGGCGCAAATTCCTGGAGGTAACTATGTTCTAGTATCAAACTCAAAATTTACCCAAAAGTTTTAGGAACTAGAGGAGGCCGCGCTGGACTGAGAAAAATGCCAAAAATGGAAATCCCTTTTGAGAGCCGTATGTCCATGATGATCAATAATTGTAACACTACTCACGACTTGTCgcatatgtaaatgtatatctACGGAAATAAGTAAGGGTAAGAAATACGTACCATAAGTGACACCTTCCTCACTCTGCGGCTTAGCATTAGCCAAGCTCTCCGGTAAGGTTCTCATACAGTCTACCAGCATCTCAGCACCAATTTCCGATAACTGCTCTGTCAGCTCTGGCAGCAAAATGTCTTTAGGCACAGGTACAGTTCTTTGGTTGATAATTTCACctggaaattattttttgaaaataaatatattgtgatATGTgtgatatgaaataaatatgatttagtaCCCTGATCTCATCACTACAAGATCTCATATGACCTACTACAGTAAATAATGTTTGCGAATGACCAAATGTTACAAAAGAAATccccattattattatttttattctcatCATTTTCAAATGAtctggtaaaataaaataaaaaaactatccaTCTTCTGGCTCCATTATCAGGTCAGCATGATGATACCAGATTACTGTATAGTTATTTGAGAGTTTCAAATTGATATTGAAAGGAAAAGATAAAAGGAAAGGATAAAATCATTGTGCAAGCTTTTTGTAAGTTATTGCAGTAATACATACCCACATCAAAAATGTTAGGTTTGATCCTCATGAGACTGACTCCAGTGAGCTGGTCACCATGCAGTAAAGTGTGGATGATGGGTGCCGCACCGCGCCAGCGAGGCAGCAAACTTGGGTGCACATTGACCATGCCTCTGGAAACATTGGAGCAAAGACTTGACTATGACCAGACTATATGTATGCAATTGATAGGCACAAACTTTTGATTGTACCTACAAGACAAGTGGCATTCCACAAAAATGTTGCTAGCCTTTTACCTATGGTGGCAACCTGCCAATTTGTTAGCCAAGTCATTAAATATTACCAGACCAAAAATTTCCAGACCAAAAGTTTTACCAGCATTTTCAGAAGTATTAGAAAAATGGCATTTAATGAGTGAAGTATTTCTAATATTATGATCTGTATATAAATTCATATTCGGGTGAGCATACAAGTGCAATTGGTACATTAGTAAGTTAACACACTCAGCTTTAATGGCATGTAACATGTAAGTATTTTAGATTAAATCACTACAACTTGAAAATCTTGCAAATAAGAATTATAGCAAGTAGAAATCTGCAATTTCATTATGTATGTGTGTCTTGTACAACAAGACAGTCTTGTATTGTgcatttattacaattatacatttaaaaaatatttcaaagtttttgtttttgtaagtaTATAAAGTCACTAAAGCTGACAAACATATAGAGGAAAACTACTTACAAAGGGAATTTTTCTAAGACATGATCTCGTATTAGATGTCCAAATGCGACTATCAGTCCAATATCGTAATCCAATTGCTGAACATTCTGTAATGGCCATGGTATtgttttcaaattctctttctGAGCATACTGTTCAGTGACAGATCGGTGCTTTGAGTTATTAGTGGTAACTAAATCGAGGCGGTTGATACAGTTTGCGGCTTTTCTAAAAGAGATAAATCTCATATTAAAAAACCAGCCGCTTGAGCGTTGCGATGCATTACAAatgcgtatatatatataacccaGAGGACACTAATTATAGTATGTAAGTCGccactaaaaataataacaaagcacTAAATCGTATAAAAACTGAGTAAATTATCATGCACTGCACTTTACGTTTATTACCGGAATTCGTTTATCTTCTTCAAACTTTTTAATGCTATACCATCCGAACCGAAGAATAGAACATTATAACGAGAATTACTGCTGTAGTGATGGTAAAATAAgtgtttttcatttaataatcTTTTAAATAATCCAATTTTTAGGCTATACGTAAATGTCATTTTGTTTGACATTGACACTATTGACAGTAAACAGCATGCGAAACGTCAGGGCGACGTACAGTTCCGAAACCAATCaaagataattttatttctagattcAAATAACTAAGTATTTGCTAAGTATGGATGTATGATATAGTCAAATCAAGCTACGTTGGCAGAGATTTTGATATCACAGACTAGTAGTGTTATTTTAAgcgtcaaacttttatgaatttattacgtttatttaaCCCTTGCATAGTCTGTGCTATCGAAATCACTGCCAAGTTAGCTTGGCTTGACTCTACACTCACCATAGTTTCCCCACCCACCTCGAAAATGAACAGCATTATGgctatagttggtcaaaccaatttgtcagtaaataagaacaaaaaaaatatactcatccttttcttttggatgctagtactagtgtaagacaaagatagtatgacttcctctgtctatgtttgaaatgagatagccctttgacaaactatatatacttactttactctttgattatGGCACGGAGAAAAATATTCGGAACGCACGTCAAAGACGTTCGAGGCAACTGACGAAAGAAACACACTTGTGTTTGCTCTCTCGGGCCGCGAtatttaaatacggtgacagtcccgtgacgtatggcaaccctaggtATAGGTCATAGAGGTGGGTTGCCGTAGCTTGGTAAGCATGTGAATACAAAATTAAGTCTTGCATAAACTGTGTAATACCTAAGACATGCTATAGCAATTCTATAGGATTTGTAGGATCCATCTGTAaggatcattatttataaatagcttaTATTTTGAATATTCTCACTTTTATTTATGTCAAGCTTATAAAATAGTATCAATTGACTCTTACTTGTCACTggtttccgccattttgaattgctATAAAAAGGCGGTTAAGCAGTGACAAGCGGCCAGTTTGGCAGTGTCGCGGCCCCTAAGGCCTCGTCCCTGACCCCACTCACACCACAAGCTGTTACTGGCCCCAGGCGCGGCCAAACAGTATAgccatgttaaaaaaaaataaaaaaaataagcggCCAGTTCGAGTACTGACAAGTTATAGTGAAGACGTCttggaatatttattgtaagtCGGTTGATAttatgttttcatcacacttactcgaaaaagattatttcatgcaggtgtactgaagtacaaaggcctattttgttcccgccgGAGTtaaggattgtgaaaaaaaaagctataactccctagggagttatagcctCCGATGATATCTCTATACAAAAactgagaacgttctcgagaacggcgcAACTATAAGTATACtaactaaatttaataaataaacaaataaataaatttatatgttTATCGCAGAGCACCTCGCTCGAGTGTTTGATGACAAAATTAAACTTGTAAATTCATATCGGCTTCCAGTTCAATTCAATATAGCTCCCGttgattgtaaaaataaaaattccttTGCCATTCACAGTCAGTCTGCATTAAAGGACTTTGAAACAAAGGCGAAGTCAATAAATCAGATAATATATGGAAATCTATTTGCGCCTTGTTCGAAGATGTCGATAGATGTCAAATACCACATCGCCGACGgcttttattttatcttctttaCGAAAAGACAGGATAGTGACTGAATTACGTGCAGGGTAACGTCACCATTAACCAGGGGATCAGAAATCACACAAAATTGAACTCTATTAATTTGATataaagttcaaaatatttGTGGGAACATACCTTCATAAAGTCTTAACAaggatttattttatgtaactaTTTATATAGGCACGTTATTTGAGATATAATACCTTACTTAAGAAaccttgtttttataaataaaatgcttCCAACCCTGGACCCAACTCAATCAGACAGTCTCGGGAGCTttcagtttttataaaaaaaaagttatcgtaTTTAAAGGTGGAACGCTTAAATATTAAGAACTATACGGGAGGATTATTGGCACATCTGCGGAAGATTATCTCAAAGCTCTTGCTCGGAATTTAGGTTTCTTTACCTTACTAGGtttatgttatgtatttatttcaccGTTGAGTTAAAACTACTGATCCGATTTCACCGAATCAATAAATCCATCCTCTTTTATGATGTGAGTGACAAAAGATAGATTTTTCACCAGAAGGGGCAGGTTTTTTTACGAATAAATACCGTAGCTGCTTAGTGCTTACAGATACAGTTgttattgtatgtaaaataatatgtacctattgtacAGCATGAACACATAATTTGCATTGTTAATAAATGACTTGAGCCTTGAGTTTTTAGACGTTTTTCGGTAATATTTATGACGGTAATCAAGCGCTTATTAAGCCTGCTGATGCAGTTAATTATGTCTGCGCTCATATCAGGTAAACTTTTTtcattctaccagctattaaCGCCCCACTGTACCTATGAATTGACTTGGGATTTCGTTAATAAAACGAAGATTAACAttcaaacaattttattaagcTCCATAGGTAGTTTTCTACCAAGACATTTAATGACTATATGTTTGACATCGAGAATTCCACTTATTTTCACAGAAGTTATTTATGCTCATCTTGAGCATAACGATTAGGTACCCTAGGTTTCTACGTcggtgaaaataaattatacctatCATTTGAATATAGTACAAGTGAATACATAtagtgtaatataaaaataccgtAGATACTCAAGTAAGC
Proteins encoded:
- the LOC133520249 gene encoding methionyl-tRNA formyltransferase, mitochondrial, with protein sequence MSNKMTFTYSLKIGLFKRLLNEKHLFYHHYSSNSRYNVLFFGSDGIALKSLKKINEFRKAANCINRLDLVTTNNSKHRSVTEQYAQKENLKTIPWPLQNVQQLDYDIGLIVAFGHLIRDHVLEKFPLGMVNVHPSLLPRWRGAAPIIHTLLHGDQLTGVSLMRIKPNIFDVGEIINQRTVPVPKDILLPELTEQLSEIGAEMLVDCMRTLPESLANAKPQSEEGVTYAKKINKSISDVRWSDMTATEVYNLYRAIYGLYPLTTTFRNKQLKLFDAFLDETVDSCSVSKPEGSLEYCEKKNAIRVLCKDKTYIYFRSLRIVGKKEITALDFYNGYIKNMPLEKRKCMVVK